GACTGCCCGGCAATGGCGAAGCGCGGTGCCTGTTCGATCACAACGCGGCGGTCGATTTCTTTTCTGCTGCCCGAGAGAAGCGTGTGCACCGGCCCCTTCAGCTTGCCCATGTCGGCAGCGGGCGGCACGTCATGCACCTGTCCGTCGCTGATGATGATGGCGCCCGCGTAACGGTCGGGCGGAATGTCAGCCGTGATGCGGGAGAGCGCCGCGAAGACACGCGTGCCGTCAGTGTCGGGGGTGGTGCCCGTCACGGTGCGACCGAGGCGAATTTCGGTGTTCCCCAACGCCGCGACCTGCTTGCGCACTTGGGCGAGAGCTTGGTCCGTCTGCGCCTGGCGTTGGCCGAAAGACTGGCTGTCGCTCTCGTCAACCACGACGGCAACGATGTCGCTGAGCTGTTCGCGCTCATCCTGGGCGAGTTGCGGGTTGGCGATGGCGGCAAGCAGCAGCAGCAGCCCCGCGGCCCGCATCAGCGCGCCCCGCATGCGCGCAACCAGCATTGCCGCAACAGCAACGACGCCCACCGCGCACAGCACGAGGAACACGGGCCACGCCACGTGGGGCAGGAAGGTAAGCGTCCAGCTTCCCAGTTGCAGGCTCATTGACCGAGCCTTTCGAGCAACGCGGGCACGTGCACCTGATCGGCCTTGTAGTTGCCGGTAAGAGCATACATCACGATGTTGATGCCGGTGCGGAAGGCGAATTCGCGCTGGCGGTCTGAACCGGGCACGACCGCGTAGAGCGGGTCGCCGTTGTCATCCAGTGCCCATGCGGCCGCATAGTCGTTCGAGCCGATGATGACGGCCGAAACACCGTCCGCCGTGCCGGGATCAGTGGAGGCCTCGCCCAGCGCCGATTCCACCCACAGAGGCCCGCCCTCATAGCGGCCCGGGAAGGTGCTGAGCAGATAGAAGCTGCGGGTCAGCACATGCTTTTCCGGAACGGGTTCAAGCGGTGGCACATCGAGGTTGCTGAGCAGGCGGCGGAGTGCCGCGCTGCTCGTGCCCGTATCAAGGCCGCCATCGCGCAGGTCGAAGAAGATGGTGCCGCCGTTCTTCATGTAGGAAGCAACCTTGTCGCGCGCTGCATCGGGCAGTTCCTGCGCAGAGTCGAGCACCGGCCAATAAAGCAGGGGATAGACGCTGAGTTCATCCGCACCCACGTCAACAGCCTGCGGCTCTGCCAATTGTGCAGAGGTGCGGTCAGACAGGATGAGCGTCAGGCCCTTCAGGCCCTCGTTGCTGATGCGGTCAACCTCGCTGTCACCGGTCTTCACATAGGCGAGGCGTGGGTCCAGCGCCGCCTTGATGGCATCTTCCTGCGCCCGCGCATCGCCGTGAGGCGTGGCGAGCAATGCCAATGCCATCACAACGGGTGCTGCCTTGAAACGCGACAGGCCCCCGCCGATCCAGATGGTGGCGAGGCAATCGAGGAGGAACAGCAGCAGCGCGCCGAGGGCAAGGGGCGGCACCAGCGAGGTGCGGACCTGCGGCTCATAGCCAGACACCGCAACTCCGGCCAGCGAGGGACCCAGCGCCTTGAGATCGGCAGCGGCCAGCACATGGTTCAGCGCCTGCTCCCGGCCACCGCGAACGTAAAGCCCGGGCGGGTGGATGGCCGACACCTTCGCCGTTTCGAAATCGGCCAGCGCAATGGCCTGGGCCGTGCCGTCCGGCGAAACGAGGTCGCCTTCGCCCGTCATCACCAGGCGCGGGGCGAAAGTTGCGGGCGCATCTGCCGCCGTGGACGAGGCCGCCTGTGCGGGATCAAGCCCGGCGACGCGGCTCATCATCTCCACGAAAAGTCCGGAGAGCGGCAGGTTCGACCAGTTGGCATTGGCGGTGACGTGGAAGAGCACGACCATGCCCTTGCCCCTGTTTTCCGCTGTCACCAGCGGCGTGCCATCGGCAAGGCTCGCCCAGGTCTTGCCAGCGAGTTCACTGTCGGGCTCCGCCAGCACCTGACGGGTGACTGTGATCTTCGGATCAATGACAAGGCCCGCGAAGGGCGAATTGCGCGGAAAGTCCTGCAGGGTCTGTGGCGTCTCCCAGGAGAGCGCGCTGCCCAGCGTGCGGTCGCCTTCGCGCAGGCGCACCGGCACGAGTGAATCATGCCCGGCCGCAAGGCGCGGACCTGCGAAGCGCATGAGGATGCCGCCCTTCTCGATCCAGTCCGAAACCTTGCCCTGGATTTCATTCGGTATCGTGCCAACGTCCGCCAGCACCAGCATGGAGAGGCCCGCATCAATCAGGTCGGCAATATCGCCTGGTGTTTC
The nucleotide sequence above comes from Hyphomicrobiales bacterium. Encoded proteins:
- a CDS encoding DUF4159 domain-containing protein, which translates into the protein MNNFLQALGFGTPLAIYGLLALPVIWWLLRFTPPRPRPQAFPPVRILLDLPRQDETPDKTPWWLLLLRLLLAALVIFVVAQPFLQPPGPGGLPRGQRLIIVDDGWAGAQNWTETRRVLGEVLDDAQANGESVVLTGTAPRAEAADLTPQAARAVQDRVRVMAPSPLSTDRMALLEKLRGAQLRETKSVLWLSDGLDASSGEAFAAGLQQLLPGAALKVIAPGAKTLPLALGPARLEKSEISIAALSAAGTVAAPVSLSIKANNGRVLLDVPVTLVPGGAATARFSLPTALRNDIQSITIAGQAHAGARQLLDDRWRRRTIALVASESREQAQPLLSPLHYVSRGLEPYAELFTPETPGDIADLIDAGLSMLVLADVGTIPNEIQGKVSDWIEKGGILMRFAGPRLAAGHDSLVPVRLREGDRTLGSALSWETPQTLQDFPRNSPFAGLVIDPKITVTRQVLAEPDSELAGKTWASLADGTPLVTAENRGKGMVVLFHVTANANWSNLPLSGLFVEMMSRVAGLDPAQAASSTAADAPATFAPRLVMTGEGDLVSPDGTAQAIALADFETAKVSAIHPPGLYVRGGREQALNHVLAAADLKALGPSLAGVAVSGYEPQVRTSLVPPLALGALLLFLLDCLATIWIGGGLSRFKAAPVVMALALLATPHGDARAQEDAIKAALDPRLAYVKTGDSEVDRISNEGLKGLTLILSDRTSAQLAEPQAVDVGADELSVYPLLYWPVLDSAQELPDAARDKVASYMKNGGTIFFDLRDGGLDTGTSSAALRRLLSNLDVPPLEPVPEKHVLTRSFYLLSTFPGRYEGGPLWVESALGEASTDPGTADGVSAVIIGSNDYAAAWALDDNGDPLYAVVPGSDRQREFAFRTGINIVMYALTGNYKADQVHVPALLERLGQ